One genomic window of Lepeophtheirus salmonis chromosome 5, UVic_Lsal_1.4, whole genome shotgun sequence includes the following:
- the LOC121118384 gene encoding uncharacterized protein isoform X3: MCQISIYTFIINVNHLLKVTHQGYATIFQITQKRIQTLEALQSQYQAVRVQSVTQLKSPELSEGEYLANKVLPANPLEENGNQTIDDIRTTSVEKNANQSLDDIRVTSVEENGKQPFDDIGATLKEKYGNQSSEIIAANPLEKNGNQSLVDKGAISVKESSNNYEREEIIGDYIQEGKTTSYEDPVDGNTQTEEKIHEPLPKLVIDELKDVMVKKCHDDIGRRTPSIQNLDMNESMSSRVQESMDRLNNDALGTDEFDAIKSVDTESSGIITTAQIHSPPKDTRKKRSRKKYPAPDPNPVVHNPPQIDDDTNEVEASTKTSNYNVRALIITGVVLLLLIIIAIVLILMTSRSSSPSFSLQNITISKKYNEYATQHSFDLLMMFGGNREPNTFDIITKSNGNCIFPIEYMAHLPFKRVGYSIIFHKSSNSLILCGGVDSSRVDSNECWKYKRGFNGNKWSRISGYMPSRFSYGAITILHEKLYVIGGFSHGKEMVDTQVMDLRTEVWSREENLPYPLWGHCAVTIKKNIYIIGGWTISSEKRSVVLKDVVKFESTKSWEKVKEIRTPRATHACFPTKFNRKYVILIAGGMDSYQQPINSVEAIFWNKGQQTLVSSLGNMIEARMRYPGIGIIERKWIVVAGGEGSSQSVEYYDFKKKEWKMSLRNKLSTERINGASAIVPSNWFNQCLPK; encoded by the exons ATGTGCCAAATctcaatatatacttttataatcaatgtaaa TCATTTGCTTAAGGTGACACATCAAGGATATGcaaccatttttcaaataacacaaaaaagaattcaaacgTTGGAGGCTCTGCAGTCTCAATATCAAGCGGTCCGAGTTCAAAGCGTAACTCAGTTAAAG AGCCCAGAACTGAGCGAAGGGGAATATCTAGCGAATAAAGTATTACCAGCCAATCCGTTGGAGGAAAATGGTAACCAAACTATTGATGATATAAGAACTACTTCAGTGGAGAAAAATGCTAACCAATCTCTGGATGATATAAGAGTCACTTCAGTGGAGGAAAATGGTAAACAACCTTTTGATGATATAGGAGCCACTTTAAAGGAGAAATATGGTAACCAATCTAGTGAAATTATAGCAGCCAAtccattggaaaaaaatggtaatCAATCATTAGTTGATAAAGGAGCCATTTCAGTGAAGGAAAGTAGTAATAACTACGAGAGAGAAGAAATTATTGGAGATTATATTCAAGAGGGGAAAACCACATCATACGAAGATCCAGTCGATGGAAACACTCAAACCGAAGAGAAAATCCATGAACCATTACCCAAACTCGTTATTGATGAGCTAAAAGATGTAATGGTGAAGAAGTGTCATGATGATATTGGAAGAAGAACTCCTTCCATTCAAAATTTAGACATGAATGAATCAATGTCCAGTAGGGTCCAGGAATCTATGGACCGATTGAACAACGATGCTCTTGGAACTGATGAATTCGATGCCATCAAATCTGTAGATACAGAATCAAGTGGAATCATAACCACAGCACAAATTCATTCTCCTCCCAAAGACACAAGGAAGAAacgaagtagaaaaaaatatccagcACCCG atCCTAATCCAGTAGTACACAATCCTCCACAAATAGATGATGATACTAATGAAGTTGAGGCTTCAACAAAGACATCAAATTACAATGTTAGAGCACTAATTATTACTGGAGTTGTGTTACTTCTCTTGATTATAATCGCTATTGTTCTGATATTAATGACTTCTAGATCCTCCTCTCCTTCCTTTAGTCTACAGAACATTAcaatatcaaagaaatataatgaatatgCTACACAACACTCATTTGATTTGCTTATGATGTTTGGTGGGAATCGGGAACCCAatacttttgatataattacaaaatcaaaCGGGAATTGTATTTTCCCTATTGAATATATGGCTCACCTTCCTTTCAAAAGGGTAGGCTACTCCATTATTTTCCACAAATCCTCAAATTCGTTGATTCTATGTGGAGGTGTAGACTCGAGTCGTGTGGATTCCAATGAATGTTGGAAATATAAAAGAGGATTTAATGGAAATAAATGGTCGCGAATCTCAGGCTATATGCCAAGTAGATTCTCGTATGGAGCAATAACGATACTTCATGAAAAGTTATATGTTATAGGAGGGTTTTCTCATGGGAAAGAGATGGTGGATACTCAA GTAATGGATCTGAGAACAGAGGTTTGGAGTAGAGAAGAAAATTTACCCTATCCCTTGTGGGGACACTGTGCcgtgacaattaaaaaaaatatatatatcattggGGGTTGGACTATTTCAAGTGAAAAGAGATCTGTAGTGCTGAAGGATGTAGTCAAATTTGAAAGCACAAAATCGTGGGAGAAAGTCAAAGAAATTCGAACTCCACGAGCCACTCATGCCTGCtttccaacaaaatttaataggaAGTATGTAATTCTGATTGCAGGAGGAATGGATTCATATCAACAGCCCATCAATTCTGTGGAG gCTATCTTTTGGAACAAAGGACAGCAAACTCTTGTATCTAGTTTGGGAAATATGATTGAAGCTAGAATGAGATATCCTGGAATTGGCATAATCGAAAGAAAGTGGATTGTAGTAGCCGGTGGAGAGGGATCATCTCAATCCGTTGAGTACTATgactttaagaaaaaagaatggAAGATGTCCCTCAGGAATAAACTCTCAACAGAGCGAATTAATGGAGCATCAGCAATTGTCCCATCAAATTGGTTTAACCAATGTCTCCCTAAATAA
- the LOC121118384 gene encoding uncharacterized protein isoform X4, whose product MCQISIYTFIINVTHQGYATIFQITQKRIQTLEALQSQYQAVRVQSVTQLKSPELSEGEYLANKVLPANPLEENGNQTIDDIRTTSVEKNANQSLDDIRVTSVEENGKQPFDDIGATLKEKYGNQSSEIIAANPLEKNGNQSLVDKGAISVKESSNNYEREEIIGDYIQEGKTTSYEDPVDGNTQTEEKIHEPLPKLVIDELKDVMVKKCHDDIGRRTPSIQNLDMNESMSSRVQESMDRLNNDALGTDEFDAIKSVDTESSGIITTAQIHSPPKDTRKKRSRKKYPAPDPNPVVHNPPQIDDDTNEVEASTKTSNYNVRALIITGVVLLLLIIIAIVLILMTSRSSSPSFSLQNITISKKYNEYATQHSFDLLMMFGGNREPNTFDIITKSNGNCIFPIEYMAHLPFKRVGYSIIFHKSSNSLILCGGVDSSRVDSNECWKYKRGFNGNKWSRISGYMPSRFSYGAITILHEKLYVIGGFSHGKEMVDTQVMDLRTEVWSREENLPYPLWGHCAVTIKKNIYIIGGWTISSEKRSVVLKDVVKFESTKSWEKVKEIRTPRATHACFPTKFNRKYVILIAGGMDSYQQPINSVEAIFWNKGQQTLVSSLGNMIEARMRYPGIGIIERKWIVVAGGEGSSQSVEYYDFKKKEWKMSLRNKLSTERINGASAIVPSNWFNQCLPK is encoded by the exons ATGTGCCAAATctcaatatatacttttataatcaat GTGACACATCAAGGATATGcaaccatttttcaaataacacaaaaaagaattcaaacgTTGGAGGCTCTGCAGTCTCAATATCAAGCGGTCCGAGTTCAAAGCGTAACTCAGTTAAAG AGCCCAGAACTGAGCGAAGGGGAATATCTAGCGAATAAAGTATTACCAGCCAATCCGTTGGAGGAAAATGGTAACCAAACTATTGATGATATAAGAACTACTTCAGTGGAGAAAAATGCTAACCAATCTCTGGATGATATAAGAGTCACTTCAGTGGAGGAAAATGGTAAACAACCTTTTGATGATATAGGAGCCACTTTAAAGGAGAAATATGGTAACCAATCTAGTGAAATTATAGCAGCCAAtccattggaaaaaaatggtaatCAATCATTAGTTGATAAAGGAGCCATTTCAGTGAAGGAAAGTAGTAATAACTACGAGAGAGAAGAAATTATTGGAGATTATATTCAAGAGGGGAAAACCACATCATACGAAGATCCAGTCGATGGAAACACTCAAACCGAAGAGAAAATCCATGAACCATTACCCAAACTCGTTATTGATGAGCTAAAAGATGTAATGGTGAAGAAGTGTCATGATGATATTGGAAGAAGAACTCCTTCCATTCAAAATTTAGACATGAATGAATCAATGTCCAGTAGGGTCCAGGAATCTATGGACCGATTGAACAACGATGCTCTTGGAACTGATGAATTCGATGCCATCAAATCTGTAGATACAGAATCAAGTGGAATCATAACCACAGCACAAATTCATTCTCCTCCCAAAGACACAAGGAAGAAacgaagtagaaaaaaatatccagcACCCG atCCTAATCCAGTAGTACACAATCCTCCACAAATAGATGATGATACTAATGAAGTTGAGGCTTCAACAAAGACATCAAATTACAATGTTAGAGCACTAATTATTACTGGAGTTGTGTTACTTCTCTTGATTATAATCGCTATTGTTCTGATATTAATGACTTCTAGATCCTCCTCTCCTTCCTTTAGTCTACAGAACATTAcaatatcaaagaaatataatgaatatgCTACACAACACTCATTTGATTTGCTTATGATGTTTGGTGGGAATCGGGAACCCAatacttttgatataattacaaaatcaaaCGGGAATTGTATTTTCCCTATTGAATATATGGCTCACCTTCCTTTCAAAAGGGTAGGCTACTCCATTATTTTCCACAAATCCTCAAATTCGTTGATTCTATGTGGAGGTGTAGACTCGAGTCGTGTGGATTCCAATGAATGTTGGAAATATAAAAGAGGATTTAATGGAAATAAATGGTCGCGAATCTCAGGCTATATGCCAAGTAGATTCTCGTATGGAGCAATAACGATACTTCATGAAAAGTTATATGTTATAGGAGGGTTTTCTCATGGGAAAGAGATGGTGGATACTCAA GTAATGGATCTGAGAACAGAGGTTTGGAGTAGAGAAGAAAATTTACCCTATCCCTTGTGGGGACACTGTGCcgtgacaattaaaaaaaatatatatatcattggGGGTTGGACTATTTCAAGTGAAAAGAGATCTGTAGTGCTGAAGGATGTAGTCAAATTTGAAAGCACAAAATCGTGGGAGAAAGTCAAAGAAATTCGAACTCCACGAGCCACTCATGCCTGCtttccaacaaaatttaataggaAGTATGTAATTCTGATTGCAGGAGGAATGGATTCATATCAACAGCCCATCAATTCTGTGGAG gCTATCTTTTGGAACAAAGGACAGCAAACTCTTGTATCTAGTTTGGGAAATATGATTGAAGCTAGAATGAGATATCCTGGAATTGGCATAATCGAAAGAAAGTGGATTGTAGTAGCCGGTGGAGAGGGATCATCTCAATCCGTTGAGTACTATgactttaagaaaaaagaatggAAGATGTCCCTCAGGAATAAACTCTCAACAGAGCGAATTAATGGAGCATCAGCAATTGTCCCATCAAATTGGTTTAACCAATGTCTCCCTAAATAA
- the LOC121118384 gene encoding uncharacterized protein isoform X1, translated as MSQGNVPNLNIYFYNQCDTSRICNHFSNNTKKNSNVGGSAVSISSGPSSKRNSVKGSHRLLLTAHKVSESNINQSPELSEGEYLANKVLPANPLEENGNQTIDDIRTTSVEKNANQSLDDIRVTSVEENGKQPFDDIGATLKEKYGNQSSEIIAANPLEKNGNQSLVDKGAISVKESSNNYEREEIIGDYIQEGKTTSYEDPVDGNTQTEEKIHEPLPKLVIDELKDVMVKKCHDDIGRRTPSIQNLDMNESMSSRVQESMDRLNNDALGTDEFDAIKSVDTESSGIITTAQIHSPPKDTRKKRSRKKYPAPDPNPVVHNPPQIDDDTNEVEASTKTSNYNVRALIITGVVLLLLIIIAIVLILMTSRSSSPSFSLQNITISKKYNEYATQHSFDLLMMFGGNREPNTFDIITKSNGNCIFPIEYMAHLPFKRVGYSIIFHKSSNSLILCGGVDSSRVDSNECWKYKRGFNGNKWSRISGYMPSRFSYGAITILHEKLYVIGGFSHGKEMVDTQVMDLRTEVWSREENLPYPLWGHCAVTIKKNIYIIGGWTISSEKRSVVLKDVVKFESTKSWEKVKEIRTPRATHACFPTKFNRKYVILIAGGMDSYQQPINSVEAIFWNKGQQTLVSSLGNMIEARMRYPGIGIIERKWIVVAGGEGSSQSVEYYDFKKKEWKMSLRNKLSTERINGASAIVPSNWFNQCLPK; from the exons ATGTCACAAGGGAATGTGCCAAATctcaatatatacttttataatcaat GTGACACATCAAGGATATGcaaccatttttcaaataacacaaaaaagaattcaaacgTTGGAGGCTCTGCAGTCTCAATATCAAGCGGTCCGAGTTCAAAGCGTAACTCAGTTAAAGGTAGTCATCGTTTACTTTTAACAGCCCATAAAGTATCTGAAAGCAATATTAATCAGAGCCCAGAACTGAGCGAAGGGGAATATCTAGCGAATAAAGTATTACCAGCCAATCCGTTGGAGGAAAATGGTAACCAAACTATTGATGATATAAGAACTACTTCAGTGGAGAAAAATGCTAACCAATCTCTGGATGATATAAGAGTCACTTCAGTGGAGGAAAATGGTAAACAACCTTTTGATGATATAGGAGCCACTTTAAAGGAGAAATATGGTAACCAATCTAGTGAAATTATAGCAGCCAAtccattggaaaaaaatggtaatCAATCATTAGTTGATAAAGGAGCCATTTCAGTGAAGGAAAGTAGTAATAACTACGAGAGAGAAGAAATTATTGGAGATTATATTCAAGAGGGGAAAACCACATCATACGAAGATCCAGTCGATGGAAACACTCAAACCGAAGAGAAAATCCATGAACCATTACCCAAACTCGTTATTGATGAGCTAAAAGATGTAATGGTGAAGAAGTGTCATGATGATATTGGAAGAAGAACTCCTTCCATTCAAAATTTAGACATGAATGAATCAATGTCCAGTAGGGTCCAGGAATCTATGGACCGATTGAACAACGATGCTCTTGGAACTGATGAATTCGATGCCATCAAATCTGTAGATACAGAATCAAGTGGAATCATAACCACAGCACAAATTCATTCTCCTCCCAAAGACACAAGGAAGAAacgaagtagaaaaaaatatccagcACCCG atCCTAATCCAGTAGTACACAATCCTCCACAAATAGATGATGATACTAATGAAGTTGAGGCTTCAACAAAGACATCAAATTACAATGTTAGAGCACTAATTATTACTGGAGTTGTGTTACTTCTCTTGATTATAATCGCTATTGTTCTGATATTAATGACTTCTAGATCCTCCTCTCCTTCCTTTAGTCTACAGAACATTAcaatatcaaagaaatataatgaatatgCTACACAACACTCATTTGATTTGCTTATGATGTTTGGTGGGAATCGGGAACCCAatacttttgatataattacaaaatcaaaCGGGAATTGTATTTTCCCTATTGAATATATGGCTCACCTTCCTTTCAAAAGGGTAGGCTACTCCATTATTTTCCACAAATCCTCAAATTCGTTGATTCTATGTGGAGGTGTAGACTCGAGTCGTGTGGATTCCAATGAATGTTGGAAATATAAAAGAGGATTTAATGGAAATAAATGGTCGCGAATCTCAGGCTATATGCCAAGTAGATTCTCGTATGGAGCAATAACGATACTTCATGAAAAGTTATATGTTATAGGAGGGTTTTCTCATGGGAAAGAGATGGTGGATACTCAA GTAATGGATCTGAGAACAGAGGTTTGGAGTAGAGAAGAAAATTTACCCTATCCCTTGTGGGGACACTGTGCcgtgacaattaaaaaaaatatatatatcattggGGGTTGGACTATTTCAAGTGAAAAGAGATCTGTAGTGCTGAAGGATGTAGTCAAATTTGAAAGCACAAAATCGTGGGAGAAAGTCAAAGAAATTCGAACTCCACGAGCCACTCATGCCTGCtttccaacaaaatttaataggaAGTATGTAATTCTGATTGCAGGAGGAATGGATTCATATCAACAGCCCATCAATTCTGTGGAG gCTATCTTTTGGAACAAAGGACAGCAAACTCTTGTATCTAGTTTGGGAAATATGATTGAAGCTAGAATGAGATATCCTGGAATTGGCATAATCGAAAGAAAGTGGATTGTAGTAGCCGGTGGAGAGGGATCATCTCAATCCGTTGAGTACTATgactttaagaaaaaagaatggAAGATGTCCCTCAGGAATAAACTCTCAACAGAGCGAATTAATGGAGCATCAGCAATTGTCCCATCAAATTGGTTTAACCAATGTCTCCCTAAATAA
- the LOC121118384 gene encoding uncharacterized protein isoform X2 encodes MSQGNVPNLNIYFYNQCKVTHQGYATIFQITQKRIQTLEALQSQYQAVRVQSVTQLKSPELSEGEYLANKVLPANPLEENGNQTIDDIRTTSVEKNANQSLDDIRVTSVEENGKQPFDDIGATLKEKYGNQSSEIIAANPLEKNGNQSLVDKGAISVKESSNNYEREEIIGDYIQEGKTTSYEDPVDGNTQTEEKIHEPLPKLVIDELKDVMVKKCHDDIGRRTPSIQNLDMNESMSSRVQESMDRLNNDALGTDEFDAIKSVDTESSGIITTAQIHSPPKDTRKKRSRKKYPAPDPNPVVHNPPQIDDDTNEVEASTKTSNYNVRALIITGVVLLLLIIIAIVLILMTSRSSSPSFSLQNITISKKYNEYATQHSFDLLMMFGGNREPNTFDIITKSNGNCIFPIEYMAHLPFKRVGYSIIFHKSSNSLILCGGVDSSRVDSNECWKYKRGFNGNKWSRISGYMPSRFSYGAITILHEKLYVIGGFSHGKEMVDTQVMDLRTEVWSREENLPYPLWGHCAVTIKKNIYIIGGWTISSEKRSVVLKDVVKFESTKSWEKVKEIRTPRATHACFPTKFNRKYVILIAGGMDSYQQPINSVEAIFWNKGQQTLVSSLGNMIEARMRYPGIGIIERKWIVVAGGEGSSQSVEYYDFKKKEWKMSLRNKLSTERINGASAIVPSNWFNQCLPK; translated from the exons ATGTCACAAGGGAATGTGCCAAATctcaatatatacttttataatcaatgtaaa GTGACACATCAAGGATATGcaaccatttttcaaataacacaaaaaagaattcaaacgTTGGAGGCTCTGCAGTCTCAATATCAAGCGGTCCGAGTTCAAAGCGTAACTCAGTTAAAG AGCCCAGAACTGAGCGAAGGGGAATATCTAGCGAATAAAGTATTACCAGCCAATCCGTTGGAGGAAAATGGTAACCAAACTATTGATGATATAAGAACTACTTCAGTGGAGAAAAATGCTAACCAATCTCTGGATGATATAAGAGTCACTTCAGTGGAGGAAAATGGTAAACAACCTTTTGATGATATAGGAGCCACTTTAAAGGAGAAATATGGTAACCAATCTAGTGAAATTATAGCAGCCAAtccattggaaaaaaatggtaatCAATCATTAGTTGATAAAGGAGCCATTTCAGTGAAGGAAAGTAGTAATAACTACGAGAGAGAAGAAATTATTGGAGATTATATTCAAGAGGGGAAAACCACATCATACGAAGATCCAGTCGATGGAAACACTCAAACCGAAGAGAAAATCCATGAACCATTACCCAAACTCGTTATTGATGAGCTAAAAGATGTAATGGTGAAGAAGTGTCATGATGATATTGGAAGAAGAACTCCTTCCATTCAAAATTTAGACATGAATGAATCAATGTCCAGTAGGGTCCAGGAATCTATGGACCGATTGAACAACGATGCTCTTGGAACTGATGAATTCGATGCCATCAAATCTGTAGATACAGAATCAAGTGGAATCATAACCACAGCACAAATTCATTCTCCTCCCAAAGACACAAGGAAGAAacgaagtagaaaaaaatatccagcACCCG atCCTAATCCAGTAGTACACAATCCTCCACAAATAGATGATGATACTAATGAAGTTGAGGCTTCAACAAAGACATCAAATTACAATGTTAGAGCACTAATTATTACTGGAGTTGTGTTACTTCTCTTGATTATAATCGCTATTGTTCTGATATTAATGACTTCTAGATCCTCCTCTCCTTCCTTTAGTCTACAGAACATTAcaatatcaaagaaatataatgaatatgCTACACAACACTCATTTGATTTGCTTATGATGTTTGGTGGGAATCGGGAACCCAatacttttgatataattacaaaatcaaaCGGGAATTGTATTTTCCCTATTGAATATATGGCTCACCTTCCTTTCAAAAGGGTAGGCTACTCCATTATTTTCCACAAATCCTCAAATTCGTTGATTCTATGTGGAGGTGTAGACTCGAGTCGTGTGGATTCCAATGAATGTTGGAAATATAAAAGAGGATTTAATGGAAATAAATGGTCGCGAATCTCAGGCTATATGCCAAGTAGATTCTCGTATGGAGCAATAACGATACTTCATGAAAAGTTATATGTTATAGGAGGGTTTTCTCATGGGAAAGAGATGGTGGATACTCAA GTAATGGATCTGAGAACAGAGGTTTGGAGTAGAGAAGAAAATTTACCCTATCCCTTGTGGGGACACTGTGCcgtgacaattaaaaaaaatatatatatcattggGGGTTGGACTATTTCAAGTGAAAAGAGATCTGTAGTGCTGAAGGATGTAGTCAAATTTGAAAGCACAAAATCGTGGGAGAAAGTCAAAGAAATTCGAACTCCACGAGCCACTCATGCCTGCtttccaacaaaatttaataggaAGTATGTAATTCTGATTGCAGGAGGAATGGATTCATATCAACAGCCCATCAATTCTGTGGAG gCTATCTTTTGGAACAAAGGACAGCAAACTCTTGTATCTAGTTTGGGAAATATGATTGAAGCTAGAATGAGATATCCTGGAATTGGCATAATCGAAAGAAAGTGGATTGTAGTAGCCGGTGGAGAGGGATCATCTCAATCCGTTGAGTACTATgactttaagaaaaaagaatggAAGATGTCCCTCAGGAATAAACTCTCAACAGAGCGAATTAATGGAGCATCAGCAATTGTCCCATCAAATTGGTTTAACCAATGTCTCCCTAAATAA
- the LOC121118384 gene encoding uncharacterized protein isoform X5 produces the protein MSQGNVPNLNIYFYNQCDTSRICNHFSNNTKKNSNVGGSAVSISSGPSSKRNSVKGSHRLLLTAHKVSESNINQSPELSEGEYLANKVLPANPLEENGNQTIDDIRTTSVEKNANQSLDDIRVTSVEENGKQPFDDIGATLKEKYGNQSSEIIAANPLEKNGNQSLVDKGAISVKESSNNYEREEIIGDYIQEGKTTSYEDPVDGNTQTEEKIHEPLPKLVIDELKDVMVKKCHDDIGRRTPSIQNLDMNESMSSRVQESMDRLNNDALGTDEFDAIKSVDTESSGIITTAQIHSPPKDTRKKRSRKKYPAPDPNPVVHNPPQIDDDTNEVEASTKTSNYNVRALIITGVVLLLLIIIAIVLILMTSRSSSPSFSLQNITISKKYNEYATQHSFDLLMMFGGNREPNTFDIITKSNGNCIFPIEYMAHLPFKRVGYSIIFHKSSNSLILCGGVDSSRVDSNECWKYKRGFNGNKWSRISGYMPSRFSYGAITILHEKLYVIGGFSHGKEMVDTQVMDLRTEVWSREENLPYPLWGHCAVTIKKNIYIIGGWTISSEKRSVVLKDVVKFESTKSWEKVKEIRTPRATHACFPTKFNRKLSFGTKDSKLLYLVWEI, from the exons ATGTCACAAGGGAATGTGCCAAATctcaatatatacttttataatcaat GTGACACATCAAGGATATGcaaccatttttcaaataacacaaaaaagaattcaaacgTTGGAGGCTCTGCAGTCTCAATATCAAGCGGTCCGAGTTCAAAGCGTAACTCAGTTAAAGGTAGTCATCGTTTACTTTTAACAGCCCATAAAGTATCTGAAAGCAATATTAATCAGAGCCCAGAACTGAGCGAAGGGGAATATCTAGCGAATAAAGTATTACCAGCCAATCCGTTGGAGGAAAATGGTAACCAAACTATTGATGATATAAGAACTACTTCAGTGGAGAAAAATGCTAACCAATCTCTGGATGATATAAGAGTCACTTCAGTGGAGGAAAATGGTAAACAACCTTTTGATGATATAGGAGCCACTTTAAAGGAGAAATATGGTAACCAATCTAGTGAAATTATAGCAGCCAAtccattggaaaaaaatggtaatCAATCATTAGTTGATAAAGGAGCCATTTCAGTGAAGGAAAGTAGTAATAACTACGAGAGAGAAGAAATTATTGGAGATTATATTCAAGAGGGGAAAACCACATCATACGAAGATCCAGTCGATGGAAACACTCAAACCGAAGAGAAAATCCATGAACCATTACCCAAACTCGTTATTGATGAGCTAAAAGATGTAATGGTGAAGAAGTGTCATGATGATATTGGAAGAAGAACTCCTTCCATTCAAAATTTAGACATGAATGAATCAATGTCCAGTAGGGTCCAGGAATCTATGGACCGATTGAACAACGATGCTCTTGGAACTGATGAATTCGATGCCATCAAATCTGTAGATACAGAATCAAGTGGAATCATAACCACAGCACAAATTCATTCTCCTCCCAAAGACACAAGGAAGAAacgaagtagaaaaaaatatccagcACCCG atCCTAATCCAGTAGTACACAATCCTCCACAAATAGATGATGATACTAATGAAGTTGAGGCTTCAACAAAGACATCAAATTACAATGTTAGAGCACTAATTATTACTGGAGTTGTGTTACTTCTCTTGATTATAATCGCTATTGTTCTGATATTAATGACTTCTAGATCCTCCTCTCCTTCCTTTAGTCTACAGAACATTAcaatatcaaagaaatataatgaatatgCTACACAACACTCATTTGATTTGCTTATGATGTTTGGTGGGAATCGGGAACCCAatacttttgatataattacaaaatcaaaCGGGAATTGTATTTTCCCTATTGAATATATGGCTCACCTTCCTTTCAAAAGGGTAGGCTACTCCATTATTTTCCACAAATCCTCAAATTCGTTGATTCTATGTGGAGGTGTAGACTCGAGTCGTGTGGATTCCAATGAATGTTGGAAATATAAAAGAGGATTTAATGGAAATAAATGGTCGCGAATCTCAGGCTATATGCCAAGTAGATTCTCGTATGGAGCAATAACGATACTTCATGAAAAGTTATATGTTATAGGAGGGTTTTCTCATGGGAAAGAGATGGTGGATACTCAA GTAATGGATCTGAGAACAGAGGTTTGGAGTAGAGAAGAAAATTTACCCTATCCCTTGTGGGGACACTGTGCcgtgacaattaaaaaaaatatatatatcattggGGGTTGGACTATTTCAAGTGAAAAGAGATCTGTAGTGCTGAAGGATGTAGTCAAATTTGAAAGCACAAAATCGTGGGAGAAAGTCAAAGAAATTCGAACTCCACGAGCCACTCATGCCTGCtttccaacaaaatttaataggaA gCTATCTTTTGGAACAAAGGACAGCAAACTCTTGTATCTAGTTTGGGAAATATGA